The following coding sequences are from one Nicotiana tabacum cultivar K326 chromosome 1, ASM71507v2, whole genome shotgun sequence window:
- the LOC107804908 gene encoding ethylene-responsive transcription factor 3-like, translating to MRRGRATPAAKQAAEVPPAAGSGGLKEIRFRGVRKRPWGRFAAEIRDPWKKTRVWLGTFDSAEEAAKAYDTAARTLRGPKAKTNFPLLPYSHFNQTVNPNDPFIDPRLYSQENHPIVIQRPTSSSMSSTVESFSGPRPPPRQQTAVLPSRKHPRSPPVVPDDCRSDCDSSSSVVEDGDCDNENDNIVSSVFRKPLPFDLNFPPPMDADSDDLHCTALCL from the coding sequence ATGCGGAGAGGTAGAGCAACCCCGGCGGCGAAGCAAGCGGCAGAGGTTCCACCGGCGGCTGGATCTGGAGGATTAAAAGAGATTAGGTTTCGTGGAGTCAGAAAACGGCCGTGGGGAAGATTTGCGGCGGAGATTAGAGACCCGTGGAAAAAAACTAGGGTTTGGCTTGGCACTTTTGATTCAGCTGAAGAAGCCGCTAAAGCTTATGACACTGCAGCTCGGACTCTTCGGGGACCTAAAGCCAAAACTAATTTCCCTTTACTGCCGTATTCTCACTTCAATCAAACCGTAAACCCTAACGACCCGTTTATTGACCCGAGATTGTACTCACAGGAAAACCACCCGATTGTTATTCAAAGACCTACATCGAGCAGCATGAGTAGTACCGTAGAATCCTTCAGTGGGCCCAGGCCGCCGCCACGTCAGCAAACGGCGGTGTTGCCTTCGAGAAAACATCCTCGGTCGCCGCCGGTCGTGCCGGACGACTGCCGGAGTGATTGTGACTCGTCGTCTTCTGTTGTTGAAGACGGCGATTGTGACAATGAAAATGATAATATCGTTTCCTCAGTTTTCCGGAAACCGTTGCCTTTCGATCTCAATTTTCCTCCGCCGATGGATGCTGATTCTGATGATCTTCACTGCACAGCATTATGTCTTTGA